A DNA window from Aneurinibacillus sp. REN35 contains the following coding sequences:
- a CDS encoding TetR/AcrR family transcriptional regulator, translated as MRRNKAETAETIRKLIDVARSHFTEYGYADAALESIVHEANLTRGAVYHHFRNKKELFRVVLEDVQREVAERVEQEASASEDVWQQLYLGCRAFIIAAVEERNRRIMLIDGPAILGWEVWREMDKNHSMRLLRGQLEIMQDQGYFRMVPLDAMAHFISGGLNETALWLANESSQPNALDGTMKVLSVFLERLKQ; from the coding sequence ATGAGAAGAAACAAAGCAGAGACTGCAGAAACGATTCGTAAGCTGATCGATGTGGCTAGAAGTCATTTTACCGAATACGGTTATGCTGATGCGGCATTGGAATCGATCGTTCATGAGGCGAATCTGACACGGGGAGCGGTCTATCATCATTTTCGCAACAAGAAGGAATTGTTTCGAGTCGTACTAGAAGATGTCCAGCGAGAGGTTGCCGAAAGGGTGGAGCAGGAGGCATCGGCAAGTGAAGATGTATGGCAGCAACTCTACTTGGGTTGCCGCGCATTCATTATCGCTGCTGTTGAAGAGCGAAACAGGCGTATCATGTTAATCGACGGTCCTGCAATTCTTGGCTGGGAAGTATGGAGAGAGATGGACAAAAACCATTCCATGCGTTTATTGAGGGGGCAACTTGAAATTATGCAGGATCAAGGATACTTTCGGATGGTTCCTCTTGATGCAATGGCCCATTTTATTTCGGGTGGTTTGAATGAGACGGCGCTCTGGCTTGCCAACGAGTCCTCGCAGCCTAATGCTCTCGATGGGACGATGAAGGTACTTAGCGTATTCTTGGAAAGATTGAAACAATGA
- a CDS encoding GyrI-like domain-containing protein, which yields MTNYILEEKDSLTVLGIGTELTSDYTDYAGINKEKADFWQAIKQDGRLDTLKAIAANNYIFVVNEAVNNKMMHYAGVMTEALVPEESRVIQFPKGEYLVVKGEEKTAEELSNKLTGIAFGQVLPEAKNFAYVGGPNATVEIGQRNGFVYGEM from the coding sequence ATGACAAATTATATTCTTGAAGAAAAAGACAGCCTTACTGTTTTAGGTATTGGAACTGAGCTTACGAGCGATTACACAGACTATGCTGGCATAAATAAGGAAAAGGCAGACTTCTGGCAGGCAATCAAACAAGATGGAAGGCTTGATACGTTAAAAGCCATCGCTGCAAATAACTATATTTTTGTCGTGAACGAAGCGGTGAATAACAAGATGATGCACTATGCTGGTGTCATGACAGAAGCATTGGTACCAGAGGAATCGAGAGTAATCCAATTCCCTAAGGGAGAATACTTAGTTGTGAAAGGCGAAGAGAAAACGGCTGAAGAATTGAGCAATAAGCTTACTGGCATTGCATTCGGTCAAGTCTTACCGGAAGCAAAGAATTTTGCCTATGTTGGTGGGCCAAATGCAACAGTTGAAATAGGACAACGAAATGGATTCGTATATGGAGAAATGTAG
- a CDS encoding helix-turn-helix transcriptional regulator — protein sequence MKKVERINTMMRYINNRAHFTISEIMREFGISRSTAIRDIREIEAMGMPLVAEVGRDGGYFVMNNSVLPTIRFTNNEIKALFIAFMATRNQQLPYLKSRHSLAEKLLGLISENQQDDLVLLNQILLFEGTNPHNPDLLELSDLPHPMLEKLIQILLLDTHLLITIKEEKVIKSYLIYLLHLYLERGFWLIEGFDLKDEKKRIFPVDNLTDVQLYATKKKVSRKKILEKLGKQEEAINLVLELGPKAIAQFKKYHPLKVSISYTNPYQTTAILKAFINVHHLEELTEMTNWMLFLGGDIKVREVPDEVLEGLQERVSLYRP from the coding sequence ATGAAAAAAGTTGAACGGATTAATACGATGATGCGGTATATCAACAACCGCGCTCACTTTACCATTTCTGAGATCATGCGGGAATTTGGCATCTCTCGTTCGACAGCTATTAGAGATATCAGAGAAATTGAAGCCATGGGAATGCCGCTTGTCGCTGAAGTTGGGAGAGATGGGGGTTATTTTGTCATGAATAACTCTGTCTTGCCGACTATTCGCTTTACCAATAATGAGATTAAAGCTCTTTTTATTGCCTTTATGGCCACCAGAAATCAACAACTCCCTTATCTAAAGAGCCGTCATTCTTTAGCTGAAAAATTACTGGGTCTTATCTCAGAAAACCAGCAAGATGACCTTGTTCTTTTAAATCAAATCTTGCTTTTTGAAGGGACTAACCCCCATAATCCTGACCTGCTTGAGCTTTCGGACCTTCCCCACCCTATGTTAGAAAAACTTATCCAGATCCTTCTCCTGGATACCCATTTATTGATTACCATCAAAGAAGAGAAGGTAATAAAGTCTTATCTCATTTATCTTTTGCATCTTTATCTTGAAAGAGGATTTTGGTTGATAGAAGGTTTTGACTTAAAGGATGAAAAGAAGAGGATTTTCCCTGTCGACAATCTCACAGATGTTCAACTGTACGCTACGAAAAAAAAAGTAAGCAGAAAAAAGATTTTGGAAAAACTAGGTAAGCAGGAAGAAGCAATTAATCTTGTCCTTGAACTCGGTCCAAAGGCGATAGCCCAGTTCAAAAAATACCATCCTTTGAAAGTATCCATTTCGTATACGAATCCTTACCAAACCACAGCCATTCTAAAGGCTTTTATCAACGTTCATCATCTCGAAGAATTGACCGAAATGACGAATTGGATGCTTTTTTTGGGTGGGGATATTAAGGTAAGGGAAGTGCCAGATGAAGTCTTGGAAGGTTTACAAGAGAGAGTATCTCTATACCGCCCATAA
- a CDS encoding phosphotransferase gives MRNWLVRDGRITGVIDWATMGIGDPACDVMVAWKLHSLAARDAFRECLPTDDATWARARGWVVSQAVAILAYYTPANNPVLYQEAKSWLDLVLSE, from the coding sequence GTGCGTAACTGGCTCGTACGAGATGGACGCATCACCGGTGTGATCGATTGGGCAACCATGGGCATTGGTGATCCTGCATGCGATGTCATGGTCGCATGGAAGTTACACTCGCTTGCGGCCCGTGATGCGTTCCGCGAATGCCTTCCTACAGACGACGCGACGTGGGCAAGAGCGCGCGGATGGGTCGTATCGCAGGCGGTGGCAATTCTGGCGTACTACACGCCGGCAAACAATCCAGTTCTGTATCAAGAAGCGAAATCCTGGCTGGACCTAGTCCTGTCAGAATGA
- a CDS encoding response regulator transcription factor, translating into MVEPVKILVVEDDNDINQLLCNIIRKSGYFPQPAFSGTEAMLYLEKKEWDMILLDLMLPGMSGDKILSEITEKNNIPVIIISAKLDQETKIDMLRTGADDYITKPFDIEEVSARIDSHLRRYQRINKLPNTKRLIHKDMEVDTEARTVIVQGRELNFTAREYEIIVLFMSSPKKVFTKKNLFESVWKEAFYGDDNIINVHISNIRSKLAAVNPDEQYIETIWGMGYRLKT; encoded by the coding sequence ATGGTTGAACCAGTAAAGATTTTAGTAGTAGAGGATGATAATGATATAAATCAGCTGCTATGCAACATCATTAGAAAAAGCGGCTACTTTCCGCAGCCTGCTTTTTCTGGCACAGAAGCAATGCTTTATTTGGAGAAGAAAGAATGGGATATGATACTCCTTGACCTGATGCTTCCGGGAATGTCCGGAGATAAAATACTTTCAGAAATTACTGAAAAAAACAACATTCCCGTTATTATCATTTCAGCAAAATTGGATCAAGAAACAAAAATAGATATGTTAAGAACCGGTGCAGACGATTATATTACAAAGCCGTTTGATATCGAGGAAGTTTCTGCTCGGATTGACTCTCATTTGAGAAGATACCAACGAATAAATAAACTGCCAAACACGAAAAGGCTTATACATAAGGATATGGAAGTTGATACAGAAGCGAGGACTGTAATTGTACAGGGGAGGGAACTGAATTTTACAGCACGTGAATACGAGATTATAGTTCTTTTCATGTCATCACCAAAGAAGGTTTTCACGAAGAAGAATTTGTTTGAAAGCGTTTGGAAAGAGGCGTTTTACGGGGACGATAATATAATTAATGTACATATCAGCAATATACGAAGCAAGTTGGCAGCCGTTAATCCAGATGAACAATATATTGAGACCATTTGGGGTATGGGATATCGGCTTAAAACTTAA
- a CDS encoding ABC transporter ATP-binding protein gives MGEYVLKTSNVTKRFKNQVALNKVNLSIEKGSIYGFIGQNGAGKSTLIRIVAGLATPTTGSIELFGHSNGPELIKTRKRIGTMIEGPALYPHMTAFENLEAHRLLKGIPGKECVERMLAMVGLQDTGKKKAKNFSLGMKQRLGIAIALLGDPEFLILDEPINGLDPMGVIEIRELLKRLSQEYGMTILISSHILSELYLLATHYGIIHEGHLLEQVTIEELHAKCQQFLHIKVNHPEKAAAIIESSLSTNDFEVMPDGCIKLFDYVDTPGKVSSILVHEGLVIEQLMPMGQDLETYFINRIGGIEHE, from the coding sequence ATGGGTGAGTATGTACTGAAAACAAGTAACGTAACAAAACGATTTAAAAATCAAGTTGCCCTAAATAAAGTGAACCTTTCCATTGAAAAGGGGTCCATTTATGGTTTTATTGGACAAAACGGTGCCGGAAAGTCCACTTTAATTCGAATTGTCGCAGGCCTTGCTACTCCCACCACGGGGTCGATTGAATTATTCGGGCACAGCAATGGTCCAGAACTAATTAAAACGAGGAAGCGGATTGGCACAATGATTGAAGGACCTGCCTTATATCCGCATATGACAGCTTTTGAAAATTTGGAAGCACACCGGCTTTTGAAAGGAATTCCAGGCAAAGAATGTGTAGAAAGAATGCTTGCAATGGTAGGTCTTCAGGATACAGGAAAAAAGAAGGCAAAAAATTTTTCATTAGGTATGAAACAAAGGCTCGGAATAGCCATCGCCTTGCTTGGAGATCCTGAATTTTTAATTCTTGATGAGCCTATCAATGGGCTGGATCCGATGGGAGTCATCGAAATAAGAGAACTATTGAAAAGACTAAGTCAGGAATATGGAATGACCATTTTAATTTCCAGCCATATATTGAGTGAGCTTTATTTGCTTGCGACCCATTATGGGATTATTCATGAAGGCCATTTATTGGAACAAGTAACGATCGAAGAACTACATGCAAAGTGTCAGCAATTTTTGCATATCAAAGTAAACCATCCGGAAAAGGCTGCTGCTATTATCGAATCAAGTCTTTCAACAAATGACTTTGAAGTCATGCCAGATGGTTGCATTAAACTATTCGACTATGTTGATACCCCTGGAAAGGTTTCTTCCATTCTTGTACATGAAGGTCTGGTCATTGAGCAACTTATGCCAATGGGACAGGATTTGGAAACTTATTTCATAAATCGTATTGGGGGTATTGAGCATGAGTAA
- a CDS encoding ABC transporter permease: protein MSNLIMAEWYKLKKDRSLWTLIIVLVAVSLLYPLLIMFDEGAETIKVSDFYQRTILDGNNYVLRLAPCILAGFFISGEYSTGTMKSIVSSGNSRVCIYLAKLIVYSIGAITLSLIFPIVLTGAVSASLHFNGMPEIGYFAKTIGLTILYVPAFASIMALLATIFTDSGKAIGFMLIFFLLIDSFLYLLAQVSPVFEVIFNYSVFKLFVDVANADIIHGAEMIKLFLVPIVTFVAFGILGSVLFHKKEIK from the coding sequence ATGAGTAATCTTATTATGGCAGAATGGTATAAGCTGAAAAAGGATCGATCACTTTGGACATTGATCATTGTTCTGGTGGCTGTTAGCCTCTTATATCCTCTGTTGATTATGTTTGATGAAGGGGCAGAAACGATTAAAGTAAGTGATTTTTATCAAAGAACCATTCTAGATGGAAATAACTACGTGCTAAGGCTTGCTCCTTGTATACTGGCTGGCTTCTTTATTTCAGGCGAATATTCAACCGGAACCATGAAAAGTATTGTTTCTTCTGGGAATAGCAGGGTTTGTATTTATCTCGCAAAATTGATTGTCTATTCTATTGGGGCCATTACGCTTTCATTAATTTTTCCAATTGTTTTAACAGGAGCTGTCTCTGCTTCCCTTCATTTCAATGGGATGCCGGAGATCGGATATTTTGCTAAAACAATTGGATTAACGATCCTTTATGTGCCCGCTTTTGCCTCGATCATGGCCTTGCTTGCCACAATTTTTACGGATAGTGGAAAGGCAATCGGTTTTATGCTTATCTTTTTCCTTCTTATTGATAGTTTCTTATATTTATTGGCTCAAGTATCTCCGGTATTTGAAGTTATATTCAATTATTCTGTCTTTAAGTTATTTGTAGACGTTGCAAATGCAGACATTATTCATGGTGCTGAAATGATTAAGCTGTTCTTGGTACCGATTGTAACGTTTGTCGCTTTCGGGATTTTGGGCAGCGTTTTATTCCATAAAAAAGAAATAAAATAA